The Gadus chalcogrammus isolate NIFS_2021 chromosome 16, NIFS_Gcha_1.0, whole genome shotgun sequence DNA window ggcgtggCCGCTTAGGTATGACCTCGATTTTAAGCAACCCTTGTCGTCACACTGGGAAAAAAAGGCCTCCTCATTTCCGGTTTACATGGATCTATTCAATTTGAAAACTCTCAGTTGTTCGGAGTTGTTGATTTTAGCGCTTTTGACTCATTCAATTTCGATTTCAAATCGTACTATTATAAAAATGACTGCTAAACAAAGTCTGCAATCCTTGGTCTCTGAAAGTAGGAGCGCACTGACTTTTTGGTAGTCGTTTCATATTAATAACCCAAAAACTTTAGGAGCAGATAATTACACAAAATTGGGAGGtcgaaaaagaaaaatgtaggCACATGATAACAATAGTGTGGCTTTCTTTGGAAACACACTAATGATATTTGATGGCAATaatattttatctttttattagtaggctaacctaagttttttaaacattttaatcaTGCTTCTTTGAAGTTCTTTTGTCTTTAACCCGTATATAAGTGGATTGAGTACTGGGGGAAATATAGTAATTGATAcacccaaagctcttctcaggTATGGGGACACACTCTCAAATCGGTAAGAGATCAAAGTGATGGCAGCATTGAattcaaagaataaaaaaaccACCAGATGTGTTCCACATGTTTGGAGAGCTTTCCCTCTCGCATCAGCCTGCTTCGTCATCATACAAGTCAACAAGATcattatgtatgtgtatgttactATAACCAGCGGTATTCCTTGAATTACACCAATGAAAATCAAGCCAAAGTAGTTATTGACCGTTGTGTCATCACAAAGTAGTTTGTTCATAGCTGGATTGTTGCAGAAGATATCCACAATATTAGTCCTGCAAATTCTGAACCTGGcaactaaagaaaacaaaactatGAAAAACAAAATATCTGCGAACCAAATGGCAATAATGAGTCTCATTATAGTTTTCGGATTCATGATGGAGTTGTACCTAAGGGGCAAGCATATAGCGATATACCTGTCATAGGCCATCGCTGTTAGAAACAAGAAGTTCCCTGTACCGTAGAAATGAAGGAGAAAAGCCTGAAAGAAGCACCCAGGGTAGGAAATAGAGCGGTTCTTGGTCAAAATGCTGGTTACAAGCTGTGGTAGAAAAGCAGTGGCTCCAATCATGTCCATTATTGGTAGGTTTAACAGCAGCAGGAACATGGGCTTATGCAAACTCTTTGTGAAGACAATCGTTGTGAA harbors:
- the LOC130405358 gene encoding olfactory receptor 1509-like, with product MNTSDPLSNWAMQLTLQSLDLPPGQEYPVFVLGTLTYMTILLCNTLVFTTIVFTKSLHKPMFLLLLNLPIMDMIGATAFLPQLVTSILTKNRSISYPGCFFQAFLLHFYGTGNFLFLTAMAYDRYIAICLPLRYNSIMNPKTIMRLIIAIWFADILFFIVLFSLVARFRICRTNIVDIFCNNPAMNKLLCDDTTVNNYFGLIFIGVIQGIPLVIVTYTYIMILLTCMMTKQADARGKALQTCGTHLVVFLFFEFNAAITLISYRFESVSPYLRRALGVSITIFPPVLNPLIYGLKTKELQRSMIKMFKKLRKPHRDPCGQQQQTTWSKTLTGRLG